A window of the Phytoactinopolyspora mesophila genome harbors these coding sequences:
- a CDS encoding arylsulfatase, with protein sequence MTAPNILLLMADQWRGDCLSVAGHPVVHTPFLDQLASRGVRFSRAYSASPTCIPARASLHTGMTPASHGRVGYQDYVPWDYDVTLAGELTRAGYQTQAVGKMHVYPERSQLGFQNVILHSPTGIVRMARQQGRDPGLVDDYLPWLRQQLGRDATFFDHGIDSNSYVARPWDKPEHTHPTTFVATQAADFLRRRDPRKPFFLFASFNAPHPPYDPPGWAFEQYLDREMPDPPVGDWVELFARHAKPADPTAWVADVDAATLRRARAGYYGHMTHVDHQIAYLLAELEHHGVRENTYICFISDHGEMMGDHHLYRKGFPYEGSARIPLLFAGPGVPGGSVRDELVELRDIMPTLLECAGVDPPASVEGESFLGRVRGEVGVSGEDSQWRGDLHGEHVMFGESQQWLTDGRSKYVWFSGSGHEQLFDLVADPEETRDLARDPSSADTLAWWRARLVAELDGREEGFTDGRRLIPGRPVRACLAHVTDHRQE encoded by the coding sequence ATGACAGCACCGAACATCCTCCTGCTCATGGCCGACCAGTGGCGGGGTGACTGCCTGAGCGTCGCCGGGCACCCGGTGGTGCACACGCCGTTCCTCGACCAGCTGGCCTCGCGGGGCGTGCGCTTCAGCCGGGCCTACTCGGCGTCGCCCACGTGTATCCCGGCGCGGGCGTCGTTGCATACCGGGATGACACCCGCGAGCCATGGGCGGGTGGGCTACCAGGACTACGTGCCGTGGGACTACGACGTGACGCTGGCCGGCGAGCTGACCCGCGCCGGGTACCAGACGCAGGCGGTGGGGAAGATGCACGTCTATCCCGAGCGCAGCCAGCTCGGGTTCCAGAACGTCATCCTGCACAGCCCCACCGGGATCGTGCGGATGGCTCGTCAGCAGGGCCGCGACCCCGGCCTGGTGGATGACTATCTGCCCTGGCTGCGCCAGCAGCTGGGGCGAGACGCCACGTTCTTCGACCATGGCATCGACAGCAACTCCTACGTGGCCCGGCCGTGGGACAAACCGGAGCACACTCACCCGACCACCTTCGTGGCCACCCAGGCGGCCGATTTCCTGCGGCGGCGCGACCCACGCAAGCCGTTCTTCCTGTTCGCCTCGTTCAACGCGCCGCACCCGCCGTACGATCCGCCGGGGTGGGCGTTCGAGCAGTATCTCGACCGGGAGATGCCCGATCCGCCGGTGGGCGACTGGGTGGAGCTCTTCGCGAGGCACGCGAAACCGGCCGATCCCACGGCATGGGTGGCCGACGTCGACGCGGCAACGTTGCGGCGCGCCCGGGCCGGCTACTACGGGCACATGACCCACGTCGACCACCAGATCGCGTATCTGCTGGCTGAACTGGAGCACCACGGGGTACGGGAGAACACATACATCTGTTTCATTTCCGATCATGGCGAGATGATGGGTGACCATCACCTGTACCGGAAGGGCTTTCCCTACGAGGGGTCCGCGCGGATTCCGCTGCTCTTCGCCGGACCGGGCGTGCCCGGCGGTTCGGTACGCGATGAGCTCGTCGAACTGCGCGACATCATGCCGACGCTGCTCGAGTGCGCTGGCGTCGACCCGCCCGCGTCGGTCGAGGGCGAGAGCTTCCTCGGGCGCGTGCGCGGAGAAGTAGGCGTGTCTGGTGAGGATTCCCAGTGGCGGGGCGACCTGCACGGCGAGCACGTGATGTTCGGCGAGTCGCAGCAGTGGCTCACCGATGGCCGTTCCAAGTACGTGTGGTTCTCCGGGTCCGGCCACGAACAGCTCTTCGACCTGGTCGCCGACCCGGAAGAGACTCGCGACCTGGCGCGCGACCCGTCGTCGGCCGACACGCTTGCCTGGTGGCGCGCCCG
- a CDS encoding beta-glucosidase family protein has translation MSQTHPRPAGVDDETLPALVARLTLEQKVRLLTGADMWGLYDEPAIGLRRMVLSDGPSGIRGEHFDGRETSINLPSATALGASWDVELAYRYGALLVVEARRRGADVVLGPTINLHRSPLGGRHFEAYSEDPLLTSRLAAAYVRAVQDGGVGACPKHYIANDFETERFTADVVVSERALRELYLAAFENIVRQERPWMVMAAYNSVNGATMTENPLLGEPLRGEWGFDGVVVSDWWATQTTEGAALGELDLVMPGPDGPWGDKLVEAVSTGRVPEVVIDRKVLHLLSLAGRVGALDGVAPAVVVPSKEDGRAPVEDGPALVREAAAAGMVLVRNAGGELPWQAASLGRVAVIGHNAFHARTQGGGSAVVEPDYTVAPLDGLRGALPGTEVVWALGAAIQRAVVPLPEQDLTDPVTGERGVRVIFRDPDGAEILSEWRRGADLARLASPRLLDHARVQLCTRYRPTRTEDVRLGVAGAGRVRMHVDGRLVLDAELVHEGQVFAGGLLAPPVASVPVSLTAGTPIDIEISLEVPADRPEGAATLTLGFDLETAEPDQLMAEAVETARTADAAVVVVGTSSDVESEGFDRKSLALPGRQDELVHAVAAVNPRTVVVVNSGAPVTMPWRDEVAAVLLTWFGGQEYGNALADVLLGVREPGGRLPTTWPAAESDVPILDTTPVNGTLRYDEGIHIGYRAWLRSGVSPAYPFGYGLGYTTWDLTDLTVSRPAGDRWEAQVRVRNTGMRVGKHVVQVYLSRPGSGVERQERWLAGFAVVRAEPGEEQNAVIEIASRAFQHWDGGWQVEPGSYTLYAGSHVADLPLSTRVDVE, from the coding sequence ATGAGCCAGACCCATCCACGCCCCGCCGGCGTCGACGACGAAACGTTGCCGGCGCTGGTGGCCCGGCTGACCCTCGAGCAGAAGGTCCGGCTGCTGACCGGCGCCGACATGTGGGGCCTGTACGACGAGCCGGCGATCGGCCTGCGCCGGATGGTGCTCTCCGACGGGCCGTCCGGAATCCGCGGAGAGCACTTCGACGGACGCGAGACGTCGATCAACCTGCCCTCGGCCACCGCCCTGGGCGCGTCCTGGGACGTCGAGCTCGCGTACCGGTACGGCGCCCTGCTGGTGGTCGAGGCGCGCCGCCGCGGTGCCGACGTCGTCCTCGGACCTACCATCAACCTGCACCGCAGCCCGCTCGGGGGACGGCATTTCGAGGCCTACTCCGAGGATCCGCTCCTGACGTCCCGGCTGGCGGCGGCCTACGTCCGCGCGGTTCAGGACGGAGGTGTGGGCGCGTGCCCGAAGCACTACATCGCCAACGACTTCGAGACGGAGCGATTCACCGCCGACGTCGTGGTGAGCGAGCGTGCGTTGCGGGAGCTGTACCTGGCGGCGTTCGAGAACATCGTCCGCCAGGAGCGGCCGTGGATGGTCATGGCGGCGTACAACTCGGTCAACGGAGCCACCATGACGGAGAACCCGCTGCTGGGTGAGCCGCTGCGGGGCGAATGGGGCTTCGACGGCGTGGTGGTCTCGGACTGGTGGGCGACCCAGACGACGGAAGGCGCTGCCCTCGGGGAGCTGGACCTGGTGATGCCCGGCCCGGACGGTCCGTGGGGTGACAAGCTCGTCGAAGCGGTCAGCACCGGACGCGTCCCCGAGGTTGTCATCGACCGCAAGGTGCTTCACCTCCTGAGTCTCGCCGGCCGGGTAGGTGCGCTCGATGGAGTGGCCCCAGCCGTCGTTGTGCCATCCAAGGAAGACGGGCGGGCGCCAGTAGAAGACGGACCGGCGCTCGTGCGAGAGGCCGCAGCGGCCGGCATGGTACTCGTGCGAAACGCTGGCGGTGAGTTGCCCTGGCAGGCCGCCTCGCTGGGGCGAGTGGCCGTGATCGGCCACAACGCCTTTCACGCCCGGACTCAGGGCGGCGGCAGCGCGGTGGTCGAGCCCGATTACACGGTGGCGCCGCTGGACGGGCTGCGCGGCGCACTTCCCGGCACGGAGGTGGTCTGGGCGCTCGGAGCGGCCATCCAGCGCGCCGTCGTTCCGTTACCTGAGCAGGACCTGACCGACCCGGTGACGGGCGAGCGCGGGGTTCGCGTCATCTTCCGGGACCCGGACGGCGCGGAGATCCTCAGCGAGTGGCGACGCGGGGCCGATCTGGCGCGGCTCGCCTCTCCCCGGCTCCTTGACCACGCGCGGGTGCAGCTCTGCACTCGCTACCGGCCGACGCGCACGGAGGATGTGCGCTTGGGGGTGGCCGGTGCGGGACGGGTACGGATGCACGTGGACGGGCGCCTGGTGCTCGACGCAGAACTGGTGCATGAGGGGCAGGTCTTCGCCGGAGGCCTGCTGGCACCGCCTGTGGCGAGTGTGCCGGTGTCGCTGACGGCCGGCACACCGATCGACATCGAGATCAGTCTCGAGGTGCCCGCTGACCGGCCCGAAGGGGCGGCTACCCTCACCCTCGGCTTCGACCTCGAAACGGCCGAGCCTGATCAGTTGATGGCCGAAGCCGTCGAGACCGCCCGCACCGCCGACGCGGCGGTCGTCGTGGTCGGCACTAGCTCGGATGTGGAGAGCGAGGGCTTCGACCGGAAGAGCCTCGCATTGCCGGGCCGGCAGGACGAGCTGGTCCACGCGGTGGCGGCGGTCAACCCTCGCACCGTAGTGGTCGTGAACTCGGGCGCGCCGGTGACCATGCCATGGCGAGACGAGGTGGCGGCCGTACTGCTCACCTGGTTCGGGGGGCAGGAGTACGGCAACGCCCTCGCCGACGTCCTGCTCGGCGTGAGAGAACCCGGCGGCCGGCTGCCGACCACGTGGCCGGCCGCCGAGTCCGACGTCCCGATCCTGGACACCACGCCGGTGAACGGCACGCTGCGCTACGACGAGGGCATCCACATCGGCTACCGCGCCTGGCTGCGCTCCGGTGTGTCTCCGGCGTACCCGTTCGGCTACGGCCTCGGCTACACCACCTGGGACCTGACCGATCTGACTGTGTCTCGTCCTGCTGGAGACCGGTGGGAGGCCCAGGTGCGGGTCCGCAATACCGGGATGCGGGTGGGTAAGCATGTGGTGCAGGTGTATCTGTCCAGGCCGGGCAGTGGCGTCGAGCGGCAGGAGCGGTGGCTGGCTGGGTTCGCTGTGGTGAGAGCGGAGCCGGGGGAGGAGCAGAACGCGGTGATCGAGATCGCGTCGCGTGCTTTTCAGCATTGGGACGGCGGTTGGCAGGTCGAGCCCGGCAGCTACACCCTGTACGCCGGATCGCACGTGGCCGATCTCCCGCTGAGCACGCGGGTCGACGTCGAATGA